A window from Mycoplasma phocoeninasale encodes these proteins:
- the atpG gene encoding ATP synthase F1 subunit gamma, translated as MESLQKIKHRINSINSTKKITKAMQLVATAKFSKIKNKSENVDIYYQNVQRLFINLIQNSEQDIDKLLNKKAWDFHHKRDLYIVFGSDLGLCGAFNSEMFKTIKREVHPEDIVIVIGSKLLSTIGRDKSFRIIQAITQVGDDPGYDIAKLISKKVYDVLEISLLKSVKLIYTNYINPIKSDPIVQEIFPISKDTILKLNSSHVVEKIDPESFETKPEEILKNSFSLFFEASMYHALTSSKLSEMSQRRTAMEQASDNAEDLIDNLKVEYNSSRQAKITQELTEIVNGAS; from the coding sequence ATGGAAAGCTTACAAAAAATAAAGCATCGGATTAATTCAATTAATTCTACTAAAAAGATAACAAAAGCTATGCAACTTGTTGCCACAGCAAAATTCTCAAAAATTAAAAATAAATCGGAAAATGTTGATATCTACTATCAAAATGTTCAAAGATTATTTATCAATCTTATCCAAAATTCGGAGCAAGATATTGATAAACTTCTGAATAAAAAAGCCTGAGATTTTCACCACAAACGTGATTTGTACATTGTTTTCGGTAGTGATCTTGGTCTTTGTGGCGCATTTAACTCGGAAATGTTTAAAACCATTAAAAGAGAAGTTCACCCAGAAGATATTGTAATTGTCATTGGAAGCAAACTACTAAGTACTATTGGTAGAGATAAATCTTTTCGAATAATTCAAGCCATTACTCAAGTTGGCGATGATCCTGGATATGATATTGCTAAACTAATATCAAAAAAAGTCTATGATGTATTAGAAATTTCACTACTTAAATCAGTTAAATTAATATATACAAATTATATAAATCCCATAAAATCAGATCCAATAGTTCAAGAGATTTTCCCCATTTCAAAAGATACAATTTTAAAGCTAAATTCATCCCATGTGGTTGAAAAAATTGATCCTGAGAGCTTTGAAACAAAACCTGAAGAAATTTTAAAAAATTCTTTCTCATTATTTTTTGAAGCGTCAATGTATCATGCTTTAACAAGCTCTAAATTATCAGAAATGAGCCAAAGAAGAACAGCAATGGAACAAGCAAGTGACAATGCCGAAGATTTAATTGATAATCTTAAAGTTGAATATAATAGTTCAAGACAAGCCAAAATTACGCAAGAATTGACAGAAATTGTTAATGGAGCAAGTTAG
- a CDS encoding F0F1 ATP synthase subunit delta, giving the protein MTNLNELIYNWSFALFDLARNSNNLPEIANQAAEIVKIVKKNKAYLSFLNSYDINDIEKFKMIDKAFGNYHEYLINTIKLASKQHTIKYLIEIFNKFVELANEKLNIKYGTIFTVKALTAAEIKKFESKISKKLNSNVHLINEVTPEIIGGIKIKVDDFLIDNSVFGQLNKIKKQIN; this is encoded by the coding sequence ATGACTAATTTAAATGAACTAATTTACAATTGATCATTTGCGCTATTTGATCTGGCAAGAAACAGCAATAATTTACCAGAGATAGCTAATCAAGCTGCCGAAATTGTTAAAATTGTTAAAAAAAATAAAGCATATTTGTCATTTTTAAATTCATATGATATTAATGATATTGAAAAATTTAAAATGATTGATAAGGCATTTGGTAACTATCATGAATATTTAATTAATACCATTAAACTAGCATCAAAGCAACATACAATAAAATACTTAATTGAAATTTTTAATAAATTTGTTGAGCTAGCAAATGAAAAATTAAATATTAAATACGGGACGATTTTTACCGTTAAAGCACTAACTGCTGCTGAAATCAAAAAATTTGAAAGTAAAATTTCAAAAAAATTAAACTCAAATGTTCATCTTATAAATGAAGTAACACCAGAAATTATTGGTGGAATTAAGATCAAAGTTGACGACTTCTTAATTGATAACTCTGTCTTTGGTCAATTAAATAAAATTAAAAAACAAATTAATTAA
- the atpA gene encoding F0F1 ATP synthase subunit alpha, giving the protein MPLKPTDLSAIIKSQIKNFSQDISYEQIGKVITVGDGIALVSGLTNVEHGELVKFECGIFGMALNLEEDLVGIVVMGDDRNIVENSLVTRTKEVISSPVGDKLLGRVVNALAEPIDGKGEIAYEIRRPIFKIAPGVMTRQEVTESLQTGILAIDAMIPIGKGQRELIIGDRQTGKTAIAIDTILNQKDKNVYCIYVAIGQKNSTITQIVDQLDKHEALKYTTIIAASAAESAPLQYVAPYTGVTIAEEWMSKGRDVLIVYDDLSKHAVAYRTLSLLLRRPPGREAYPGDVFYLHSQLLERAARLNASNGGGSITALPIIETQAEDIAAYIPTNVISITDGQIFTKESLFNSGQRPAIDIGYSVSRVGSAAQTKMMKKIVSSLKLELAQYNEMLSFAQFGSDLDQATRIVLDHGAKVFELLKQPQYSPYSSFEQILILFCTKYRLINVIPKNHLNKYVSSIINYFKNNADAINIARDVEGAKDWNNELIEKLYNKIIEFNNDFVKNIPLYNKDLYSEVPELPWKAYKK; this is encoded by the coding sequence ATGCCATTAAAACCAACTGATTTATCAGCTATTATCAAATCTCAGATTAAAAATTTTAGCCAAGATATTTCATATGAACAGATTGGTAAGGTCATTACTGTTGGAGATGGAATTGCTTTAGTTAGTGGATTGACTAATGTAGAACATGGTGAACTTGTTAAGTTCGAATGTGGAATATTTGGTATGGCCTTAAATCTCGAAGAAGATTTAGTTGGAATTGTTGTTATGGGAGATGACCGAAACATTGTTGAAAATAGCTTAGTTACTAGAACTAAAGAAGTTATTTCTTCTCCTGTTGGCGATAAACTTTTAGGAAGAGTGGTAAATGCTTTAGCAGAACCTATTGATGGAAAAGGAGAAATAGCATATGAAATAAGACGCCCAATATTCAAAATTGCGCCTGGTGTTATGACACGTCAAGAAGTAACTGAATCACTTCAAACCGGAATTTTAGCAATTGACGCGATGATTCCAATTGGAAAAGGGCAAAGAGAGCTAATTATCGGTGACCGTCAAACTGGAAAAACTGCGATTGCAATTGATACAATTCTTAACCAAAAAGATAAAAATGTTTACTGTATTTATGTCGCTATTGGACAAAAGAATTCGACAATCACTCAAATAGTTGACCAGCTTGATAAGCATGAAGCACTTAAGTATACAACAATTATTGCTGCTTCTGCAGCTGAAAGTGCTCCGCTTCAATATGTTGCTCCATATACTGGAGTTACCATTGCTGAGGAATGAATGTCTAAGGGTCGAGATGTTCTAATTGTCTATGATGACCTTTCAAAACATGCTGTTGCTTATCGGACACTATCACTTCTACTAAGAAGACCACCAGGACGTGAAGCATACCCAGGTGACGTTTTCTATCTACATTCACAGCTGCTAGAAAGAGCTGCCCGTTTAAATGCAAGTAATGGTGGCGGGTCAATTACTGCCTTACCAATTATCGAAACTCAAGCTGAAGACATTGCGGCATATATTCCTACTAATGTTATTTCAATTACTGATGGACAAATATTTACCAAAGAATCACTATTTAACTCTGGACAAAGACCAGCAATTGACATTGGATATTCAGTTAGCCGGGTAGGATCGGCTGCGCAAACAAAAATGATGAAAAAAATTGTTTCTAGTTTGAAATTAGAGCTAGCTCAATACAACGAAATGCTATCTTTCGCTCAGTTTGGAAGCGATCTTGATCAAGCAACAAGAATTGTGCTGGATCATGGTGCTAAAGTTTTTGAGCTACTAAAACAACCACAATACTCACCTTACTCATCATTTGAACAAATTCTTATTCTATTCTGTACTAAATACAGATTAATTAATGTGATTCCTAAAAATCATTTAAACAAATATGTATCAAGTATTATTAATTATTTCAAAAACAACGCTGATGCAATTAATATTGCCAGAGACGTTGAAGGTGCTAAAGATTGAAATAATGAATTAATTGAAAAACTATATAACAAAATTATTGAGTTCAATAATGATTTTGTAAAAAACATCCCACTCTATAATAAAGATCTTTACTCAGAAGTGCCAGAATTGCCATGGAAAGCTTACAAAAAATAA
- a CDS encoding thymidine kinase: MYKNFNDGMIEIITGPMFSGKSEELLKKIRILEYAKLKPLVIKPTFDNRFSDDSIVSRAGTKNKTFTIKEPKEIYELLLKDKYKAILIDEAHFFDKSLVNIADDLANKGYLIIIAGLDQNYLREPFGPMPELMAIAERITKLQAICVKCQHAASTSFRIVKSDKEHLLGDVSEYEARCRKCHYRNIK; this comes from the coding sequence ATGTACAAAAATTTTAATGATGGAATGATTGAAATTATCACTGGTCCGATGTTTTCGGGAAAGAGTGAAGAATTACTTAAAAAAATACGAATCTTAGAATATGCCAAACTAAAACCACTTGTTATAAAACCTACTTTTGACAATAGATTCTCTGATGATAGTATTGTGAGTCGAGCAGGAACAAAGAACAAAACTTTCACAATCAAAGAACCAAAAGAAATCTACGAATTACTATTAAAAGACAAATATAAAGCGATCCTAATTGATGAAGCACACTTTTTTGATAAAAGTCTAGTAAATATTGCTGATGATCTAGCTAATAAAGGATATTTAATCATTATTGCTGGTTTGGACCAAAATTATCTTCGTGAACCTTTCGGACCAATGCCAGAATTAATGGCAATAGCCGAAAGAATTACTAAATTACAAGCAATATGCGTTAAATGCCAACACGCAGCATCAACAAGTTTTCGAATTGTAAAATCTGATAAAGAACATCTACTTGGTGATGTCTCTGAATATGAAGCCCGTTGCAGAAAATGTCACTACAGAAATATAAAATAA
- the atpD gene encoding F0F1 ATP synthase subunit beta produces the protein MPRKKTNSVESEAIVSSKSNKPNYGVITQILGSVIDVRFEEGKSPKILSALKIVDNEVKEKFQGDQILEVAQHIGNDTVRTIAMNLTIGLRRGMKVLDLNSPIMAPVGKNVLSRMFNVLGEPIDLLGGSFTTKLPIHRTAPSYEEQKSTLEIFETGIKVIDLLIPYIKGGKIGLFGGAGVGKTVLIQELINNIAKQHGGLSVFAGVGERTREGNDLYHEMKASGVLDKTALVFGQMNEPPGARMRAPYTALTMAEYFRDSMGQDVLLFIDNIFRFTQAGSEVSALLGRMPSAVGYQPTLAVEMGQLQERITSTNKGAITSVQAVYVPADDLTDPAPATTFTHLDAKTVLDRDIAALGIYPAIDPLGSNSRMMDPNIVGLEHYNTARAVQNILQRFKELQDIIAILGMHELSEDDKKIVARARRIRNFLSQPFFVAEKFSGIQGKYIKLEDTINSFKEILSGKYDELPEEAFLYVGTINDVIEKAKKLGVVYKG, from the coding sequence ATGCCAAGGAAAAAAACTAATAGTGTCGAATCTGAAGCGATAGTTTCTAGCAAGAGCAATAAACCAAATTATGGGGTTATCACCCAAATTTTGGGTTCTGTTATTGACGTCAGATTCGAAGAGGGTAAAAGCCCCAAAATCTTAAGTGCATTAAAAATTGTTGATAATGAAGTAAAAGAAAAATTTCAAGGTGACCAAATTCTAGAGGTAGCTCAGCACATTGGAAATGATACAGTTCGAACTATTGCTATGAATTTAACAATCGGATTAAGAAGGGGAATGAAAGTTCTTGATCTTAATTCACCTATTATGGCACCAGTGGGTAAAAATGTTTTATCAAGAATGTTTAACGTGCTTGGTGAACCAATTGATTTACTTGGCGGAAGTTTTACTACCAAGCTACCAATTCACCGCACTGCACCCAGCTATGAAGAACAAAAATCTACTCTTGAAATTTTTGAAACCGGAATCAAGGTTATTGACCTATTAATTCCCTATATTAAAGGTGGAAAAATTGGTTTATTCGGTGGTGCGGGAGTTGGCAAAACTGTTTTAATTCAAGAACTAATTAATAACATTGCCAAGCAGCATGGTGGACTTTCGGTTTTTGCTGGGGTTGGAGAAAGAACCCGTGAAGGTAATGACTTATACCACGAAATGAAGGCTAGTGGAGTTTTGGATAAGACTGCCCTAGTGTTTGGACAAATGAATGAACCTCCAGGGGCAAGAATGAGAGCTCCTTATACTGCTTTGACAATGGCGGAATATTTTAGAGACTCAATGGGGCAAGACGTTCTTCTATTTATTGATAATATTTTTAGATTTACTCAAGCTGGATCTGAAGTTTCTGCCTTACTTGGACGTATGCCATCGGCTGTTGGATATCAACCGACTTTAGCCGTTGAAATGGGTCAACTTCAAGAAAGAATAACATCAACTAATAAGGGAGCCATTACATCTGTTCAAGCCGTTTATGTACCAGCAGATGACTTGACTGACCCAGCGCCAGCCACAACTTTTACTCACCTTGATGCCAAAACAGTTTTAGATCGTGATATTGCTGCTTTAGGAATCTATCCTGCAATTGATCCATTAGGTTCAAATTCAAGAATGATGGATCCAAATATTGTTGGACTAGAACACTATAACACTGCCAGAGCTGTTCAGAACATTTTACAACGCTTTAAGGAATTGCAAGATATTATCGCAATTCTTGGAATGCATGAATTAAGTGAAGATGACAAAAAAATTGTTGCGCGAGCAAGAAGAATCAGAAATTTCTTATCTCAACCATTTTTTGTGGCTGAGAAATTCTCTGGAATTCAGGGCAAATATATCAAGTTAGAAGACACTATTAATTCATTTAAGGAAATTCTTAGTGGTAAATATGATGAATTACCTGAGGAAGCCTTTTTATATGTCGGAACCATCAATGATGTCATTGAAAAAGCTAAAAAACTTGGAGTAGTTTATAAAGGATAA
- a CDS encoding ABC-F family ATP-binding cassette domain-containing protein: MLEISNLSKIFPDKKLFTNVNLKFLPGNVYGIIGANGVGKSTFLKIISGEIEASGGQIIKEKNARMSVLSQNQNEYDDFIVTEVVIMGNKELYDLNIEKNNIYLDPNATDKDFERASHLEQKYGEMGGWNSENDAQILLSNLGIGPEKWEMKMSDLKANDKVKVLLAKALFGNPDILIMDEPTNRLDLKTIKWLENFLVNYDNIVIVVSHDSDFLDEICTHIVDIDFSEAKLFVGNYTFWKTSSQLILDMQQKQNLRKEEQAQKLKEFIARFSANASKSKQATSRKKLLDKLVIDEIKPSSRKYPFIKFDLNRLPGKQILSVENLTYINDAGEVLFEDVSFNLRADDKMVIIGNDDIAKTRFLEILAGKRQPTRGTVNWGITIKPNYFPTNNSEYFQNDETILEWISKWPLNNTTQETKDNSDSRMRAFLGRMLFSNDSVFKNVAVTSGGEKVRLMMSKLMLEESNFLIFDQPLDHLDSESIDSLIEAIKSYKSSCIFTTYNRAMIKECASVILEIKPHSSYLFYGNLEEYEEAMGY, encoded by the coding sequence ATGTTGGAAATTAGTAATTTAAGTAAAATTTTTCCCGATAAAAAATTATTCACCAATGTGAATTTAAAATTTTTACCAGGAAATGTTTATGGAATCATTGGAGCAAATGGTGTTGGAAAATCAACATTTTTAAAAATCATTAGCGGTGAAATCGAAGCCTCGGGGGGTCAAATCATCAAAGAAAAAAATGCCAGAATGTCAGTTCTAAGCCAAAATCAAAATGAATATGATGATTTTATTGTCACTGAAGTTGTAATTATGGGTAATAAAGAATTATACGATCTAAACATTGAAAAAAATAATATCTACCTTGACCCAAATGCAACTGATAAAGATTTTGAAAGGGCAAGTCATCTTGAGCAAAAATATGGCGAAATGGGTGGATGAAACTCAGAAAATGATGCTCAAATTTTACTCTCTAATTTAGGCATCGGTCCTGAAAAATGGGAAATGAAAATGTCTGACTTAAAGGCAAATGACAAAGTTAAAGTTCTATTAGCTAAAGCACTATTCGGAAACCCCGATATTCTTATTATGGATGAACCAACTAATAGACTAGATTTAAAAACAATTAAATGACTTGAAAACTTTTTAGTTAACTACGATAATATTGTTATTGTTGTTAGCCATGACAGTGATTTTTTAGATGAAATTTGTACTCACATTGTCGATATTGATTTCTCTGAGGCAAAATTATTTGTAGGTAATTATACTTTTTGAAAAACCTCTTCACAATTAATTTTGGATATGCAACAAAAACAAAATTTAAGAAAAGAAGAACAAGCCCAAAAGCTTAAAGAATTTATTGCGAGATTCTCGGCAAATGCCTCTAAATCTAAACAAGCAACAAGTCGGAAAAAATTACTTGATAAATTAGTTATTGATGAAATTAAACCATCTTCTCGTAAATATCCTTTTATTAAATTTGATTTAAATCGTTTACCTGGAAAACAAATACTATCGGTTGAAAATTTAACTTATATTAATGATGCTGGCGAAGTTTTATTCGAGGATGTTTCTTTTAACCTGCGTGCTGATGATAAAATGGTAATTATTGGTAATGATGATATTGCTAAAACTAGATTTTTAGAGATATTAGCAGGAAAAAGGCAACCTACTAGAGGAACCGTGAACTGGGGAATTACAATTAAACCAAATTATTTCCCAACCAATAATAGCGAATATTTCCAAAATGATGAAACTATTCTTGAATGAATTAGTAAATGGCCTCTAAATAATACAACTCAAGAAACTAAAGATAATAGTGATTCAAGAATGCGAGCATTTCTTGGAAGAATGTTATTTTCAAATGATAGCGTTTTCAAGAATGTTGCTGTAACTAGTGGTGGTGAAAAAGTGCGACTAATGATGTCGAAATTAATGTTAGAAGAAAGTAATTTTTTAATTTTTGATCAGCCACTTGACCACCTTGATTCCGAATCAATTGATAGCCTAATTGAAGCAATTAAGTCATATAAAAGTTCATGTATTTTTACAACCTATAACCGTGCAATGATTAAAGAATGCGCATCAGTTATTTTAGAAATAAAACCACATTCAAGTTATTTATTTTATGGTAATCTTGAAGAGTATGAAGAAGCAATGGGCTACTAA
- a CDS encoding ATP synthase F0 subunit B, with protein sequence MEKLLFNYSKIREADVSEELNKAFSGLSFNWPYFVFSLITLCIIVLIITFLVYKPLKKMVQKRQKFIQNNIDDSIKAKEDALKIREENDKKIIDADLQANNIISLAKIEGEKIIDNSTMQAKRKAEIIISQADILINKKQSEFEKNQKKLIIESAVALSEKILGREIKNKDNLKMIKDVLDEK encoded by the coding sequence ATGGAAAAATTATTATTTAACTATTCCAAAATTAGAGAAGCTGATGTAAGTGAGGAATTAAACAAAGCATTTTCTGGCTTGAGTTTTAATTGACCATATTTTGTATTTTCATTAATTACATTATGCATTATTGTTTTAATAATTACTTTTTTAGTTTATAAACCACTTAAAAAGATGGTTCAAAAGCGTCAAAAATTTATTCAAAATAACATCGATGACTCAATCAAGGCAAAAGAAGATGCTTTAAAAATTCGTGAAGAAAACGATAAAAAAATTATTGATGCTGACTTACAAGCTAATAACATCATTTCACTTGCTAAGATTGAGGGTGAAAAAATTATTGATAATAGTACGATGCAAGCCAAACGAAAAGCAGAAATAATTATTTCGCAAGCTGACATTTTGATCAATAAAAAACAATCCGAATTTGAAAAAAATCAAAAGAAGCTAATTATCGAAAGTGCTGTAGCACTATCAGAAAAAATTTTAGGTAGAGAGATTAAAAATAAAGACAACCTCAAAATGATTAAAGATGTCTTAGATGAAAAGTAG
- a CDS encoding F0F1 ATP synthase subunit A, giving the protein MDKILKLNWWGAPEKGKAYANDNLIFSMIVLIFITLVLSVLIYIAVRRQKTIKAPNAPLMLVETLIISSDNFISETHERKFDRANPYLISLFIFFFFGNIVSLFGFAPIGSSISAVLAATAVTWVGTLMVGFIYNKFKHLLKLLNPLEIVSTISPVISLTFRMFGNILGGLVLITLSSLFLNNIWSKILGVPSDSAAAQINPFGVLILPSFNLYFDLFDDLIQAGVFMILTISYWQEASEVEVKEKHKKKIKELKELIVENNDQGNQLDIDNKINITT; this is encoded by the coding sequence ATGGACAAAATACTCAAACTTAATTGATGAGGAGCTCCCGAAAAAGGCAAAGCTTATGCTAATGATAATTTAATATTTAGTATGATTGTTTTAATTTTTATTACATTAGTGCTATCAGTATTAATTTATATTGCTGTTCGTCGTCAAAAAACGATTAAAGCTCCAAATGCTCCACTTATGTTAGTTGAGACACTAATTATTTCGAGTGACAATTTCATTAGTGAAACCCATGAAAGAAAATTTGATCGCGCAAATCCTTATTTGATTTCATTATTTATCTTTTTCTTTTTTGGAAATATTGTTTCATTATTTGGCTTTGCCCCTATTGGTTCAAGTATCTCTGCGGTTTTAGCAGCTACAGCAGTTACATGGGTTGGGACATTGATGGTTGGTTTCATCTATAACAAGTTTAAACACTTGCTAAAATTGCTAAACCCATTAGAAATAGTTTCAACAATATCACCAGTTATTAGTTTAACTTTCCGTATGTTCGGGAACATTTTAGGTGGTCTTGTACTGATAACACTATCAAGTCTTTTCCTAAATAATATCTGATCAAAAATTTTAGGAGTACCTTCAGATTCAGCTGCCGCTCAAATTAATCCATTTGGAGTACTAATACTGCCATCATTTAATTTATATTTTGATTTATTTGATGACTTAATTCAAGCTGGTGTATTTATGATACTAACAATATCATACTGACAAGAGGCTTCCGAAGTTGAAGTAAAAGAAAAACATAAGAAAAAAATTAAAGAGCTAAAAGAATTAATTGTAGAAAATAATGATCAGGGAAATCAACTTGACATTGATAATAAAATAAATATAACAACTTAA
- a CDS encoding F0F1 ATP synthase subunit epsilon, whose protein sequence is MASNTIRVIITTPHGVFLDVNTDICTFRTTEGEVGLMANATQFISSLIPSMIYINSKSSPHLQTYYVDKGVVYFKDNTLSMIVNEIDNKPLNINETFVQEDQTKYRLIEELYLKKKLTENKK, encoded by the coding sequence ATGGCAAGTAATACGATTAGAGTCATTATTACCACTCCACACGGTGTATTTCTTGATGTTAATACTGATATTTGCACTTTTAGAACAACTGAAGGTGAAGTTGGATTGATGGCAAATGCCACTCAATTTATCTCCTCACTAATCCCTTCGATGATTTACATAAATTCAAAATCATCTCCACATTTACAAACTTATTATGTTGACAAAGGAGTAGTGTATTTCAAAGATAATACCTTGTCAATGATTGTTAATGAGATTGACAATAAACCCTTGAATATTAATGAAACCTTTGTCCAAGAAGATCAAACTAAATATCGTTTGATTGAAGAGTTGTATCTAAAGAAAAAACTCACTGAAAATAAAAAATAA
- a CDS encoding F0F1 ATP synthase subunit C, giving the protein MNEKLNLLINAFDQDKANAGSGLNYPFAYGLTMLGAGLAIAGAGLVSIGQGMAVAKACEAIGKNPESASKVRGVLILGLAIVETASIYCLIIALLLIFV; this is encoded by the coding sequence ATGAATGAAAAACTTAACCTATTAATCAACGCTTTTGATCAAGATAAAGCAAATGCTGGTAGTGGCCTTAATTATCCATTTGCCTATGGACTAACAATGCTAGGAGCTGGTCTTGCCATTGCTGGAGCTGGTCTTGTTTCAATTGGACAAGGTATGGCTGTTGCTAAAGCCTGTGAAGCGATAGGAAAAAACCCAGAATCAGCTTCTAAAGTACGTGGTGTTTTAATTTTGGGACTGGCAATTGTTGAAACTGCTTCAATCTATTGTTTAATTATTGCTTTATTACTAATTTTCGTATAA